AGCTGCCATTAGGAGGGTCTGAGTCCAGTTTGCTGGCCTTGAAGCAGAGCAGATTCCTGTGCTGTCCTGAGGGCTGTGAGCCTGAGCTGGACAAACGGCGGGAAGATGGGGAAGTTTGGCTCTGTGCCCAGAGGATCACTAGAACTGTGATTCAATCAAGGTCCCTTGACTCTAGTAGCTATGAGCCAAGAACACttaggatacttttttttttaatatttatttatttggttgcatcgggtcttagttgcagcaggcgggctccttagtttcggcatgcatgtgggatctagttccctgaccagggattgaaccccgggccccctgcattgggagcgcagagtcttaaccactgcaccaccagggaagtcccttaagataattttatgaacttaaatttttttttatacttttttaaaataaatttatttatttatattttatttttggctgtgttgggtcttcgttgctgcgtgcaggcttcctctagttgtggcgagcaggagctactcttcactgcagtgcgcaggcttctcattacagtggcttctcttgttgcggagcacgggctctaggcgcgcgggcttcagtagttgtggcttgtgggctctggagcgcaggatcagtagttgtggcgcatgggcttagttgctccatggcatgtgggatcttcccggaccagggctcgaacccgtgtcccctgcattggcaggcggattcttaaccactacgccaccagggaagtccctgaaattttttattttttaattcaaagatttTATGGTTCTAAAGTTCTGTAATTGTAGAATCAGAGTTTTACAGGCCTAAGATATCTCTGCAGGTCTGTGGATTTTGCATCCCTGGGTGCTAAAATTCTATGCTACTAAAATCtacaattctttgtttttgtcattgtttttgaATGACAAAGCTACTTTTAATACTTTGGGCTGAGTCctgcaggaaaaaaatcactgggaAGGGGTAAACCCCTCAGCCCAGAAATGGCCCTGGGGGAGAGGGGCTCCCTGAAGGAAGGTAGCACAGGAGCGACATGTTGCAGACACAGGGCCAAAGGGAACACCCTCGGTGCTGGGCCTGGGAGCACACGGTGGgggctccagccacacaggccaAGGGCCAGAGGGTTAGACATGGAGCCACAAAGCTGCTTGGGTTCCTCCCTCTCATTTGCCTTTTTCTGCTTCTGCTGCATAATCTCTGAGTCTGTCCGCTGCTGGGTGGCAGCAGAAAGCCATCATCTGGGTGCTTTCCCTTAACTGAGTACTATACTCTGCTTTCTCATATTCCTCTGGTGGGCGAGCTCGTGCTGGTTACTGAGGGTCATGCGATGACTCCGGCCCACCTCCACTGGGTCCCCTCGTTCAGCCCGACATTGCAGGTCAATGTTATAATTAGTTGAGTGTGACAGTTTCTAAGAGTTCATGATTTGAAGATTTAAGGTTACTATGATTCCGGATTCTGTGCGTCCATAGAGTTAATGACTGACCCCAGCCTCTGGGCAGGAAGTGACCAGCACCCATCCTCCCTGGTGCTAGCCAGGGGGTGTGCCAGGTATGGAGATCACAGAGGGTGGCCAGTAGGGCCCTGGTCAGTGGAGCTGCCTCAAGGGCACAACAGTGCTCAGGGCCAGGATGGAACCCTCAGAACCAAAACAGAGTGCCCTGTGCCCAGGGTAGGAGCCACTTCTCCCtagtcggggggtgggggggggggtggggggggggtgggggggcaaacCCTACCTTCTGTGCTGCCCCAGGCAGCCCCCTCTCCAAGCTCAGTGGCATCAGCCAGTCCATGAGGGGCCCTGGCAGACACAATGGAGCTCAGAGAGGGATGTAGGGAATGGACaatccaggagggcttcctggaagagtaCAGCCTTTGGCAGCTTGTGTTATCTGTTGACTTTGTTATTTGCTCTACCGGCCTGAGTTCTCCAGAAGAGCCGAGCTGTGTTCATCATCCTGCTCCCTGCTGCACTTGGCACGTGCCTACACGCCATCCGAACTGAATGAATAGTTTCCTTACTCCTGTGTCTGTCTCCCCTTAGAATGTAAATAGGGATCTCTGTTTCCTTCACCGCTGATACCAgcgcccagcacacagtaggcgctcgtCGCGAGTGCAATGGCGCTGCGGTCCTATGAGGGGGCGCTCGCACTGCGAAGCATCTCCCGAGGCCACACTTGGGCAGGCGGGGCGAACTACAAGTCCCATGGTGCCTCGCGGGCGCCGGCCGTCCTGCGCAGGCGCGGCCGCTCTCCGGTGTCTTCTGTGCGGGCGAACTAGGCCGCGGGACCAAGGCGGAGGCCGCGGGAGCGCGTCCGAGAGTCGAGCCCGCCGCGCGCCGCCGCCATGCCGGACAGCTGGGACAACAACGTGTACCCCGAGCCCCCGCGCCGCACGCCGGCGCCCTCGCCGCAGACCTCTCTGACCAACCCTATCACCTATTTTACGAAGGCTTTCGACCTCCTCGTGGACCGCCCAGTGACCCTCGCGAGAGGTACGAGCCCCAGCCGGGCCTTGCGCCCCGGGGCCTCCCAACCGTTCCCGGGCCCCCCGCACCCGTCACTCAGCCTGGACCCCCACTGCACCCCAGGCCTCACCTCTTGGGACGCcccaactcacacacacaccaagagcCCTCACTGCTGTATGGCCCCAGCCGCCGTCCACGGACCCCTGGTCTCCGGCCTCTCTCAAATGTTAGGGGCTGTTTGCTGATCGAAGTCATCTGCGTCCTGAGGCTTGTTAGATCCCACTCTCCCTGCACGCTTTGCATCCTGCGTTTTGCACAGCAGGCGGTCACACAGGGCTGTTGAGGTACAGGGGTTCTCCCAACCCTTTGCATGCCTGCAAAATGGCCCGGGTGGTCACTGATGGCCGAGGCCCCTTCCACCTACGTGTGCTGTAACTTGCCCTGCGTGTGTGCCCACGCTTGAGAGCTGCCCAAATTCCGCCATCTCTGGTCCAAACTAGGTGAACGTTTTAAACCATCGTTGTCCAGTTTGTGGTTCAGCCATCTTGGTGGTGCAGCAGGCAGAGCATAATGCCCTTAGTCCCTAGTGCCAGGCGATTCATTCATGCACCTAATTAATCAATCCATTCGTTCAA
The sequence above is drawn from the Balaenoptera musculus isolate JJ_BM4_2016_0621 chromosome 15, mBalMus1.pri.v3, whole genome shotgun sequence genome and encodes:
- the LOC118881623 gene encoding LOW QUALITY PROTEIN: small EDRK-rich factor 2-like (The sequence of the model RefSeq protein was modified relative to this genomic sequence to represent the inferred CDS: substituted 2 bases at 2 genomic stop codons); the protein is MTLSNQHELAHQRNMRKQSIVLSXGKAPRXWLSAATQQRTDSEIMQQKQKKANEREEPKQLCGSMSNPLALGLCGWSPHRSPSPPGPFLG